A DNA window from Hordeum vulgare subsp. vulgare chromosome 1H, MorexV3_pseudomolecules_assembly, whole genome shotgun sequence contains the following coding sequences:
- the LOC123431468 gene encoding uncharacterized protein LOC123431468 — translation MSKRVRSKGDGGAPLTPVEQEDRDIEGVVQKRLQTEFSKLKGAEKRCERAFKEAGMRGTLVAEGQKFIDSQSLPKFELKVDCSAEEFKAYIKKRREHIRKVASYNFGERIVSTPPDHIVTFSMTEMMETPELGSTAVSVLQLLCCDWSGYFTLFRGTPDYSKDPKKRYEKGGFLTFAKMTKKMKFPDIFGAITELEQYKESYTDVTEVEIFKGFLKRMTDEVRKLSVLNRQSYKSQLVPLLNLLMFILGECPRFPESEDFVVENCELPRYLLKTVTPRLDGLIHLWSELSKLAFKFFIAIVEFDMKFRESRVSFDEDRNLMHSILNKSGRNIVLNFCGSDGNFNLRALFGGYLRLLKCEKEDIVRIIMRTKHKVTNVIHEYTPKIEEQDLSKLSEAKRIILAKRKDDDNAEYERWEKIRDVDKLKLIDVLLNDLPIV, via the exons ATGTCCAAGCGGGTGAGAAGCAAGGGAGATGGAGGAGCTCCACTTACCCCGGTGGAGCAGGAGGACCGGGACATCGAGGGAGTGGTGCAGAAGCGCCTGCAAACTGAATTCAGCAAGCTCAAGGGGGCGGAGAAGAGGTGCGAGCGTGCTTTCAAAGAGGCGGGTATGAGAGGGACCCTTGTGGCAGAGGGGCAGAAATTTATCGAT AGTCAAAGTCTACCAAAATTTGAGCTAAAAGTTGATTGTTCTGCGGAAGAATTCAAGGCTTACATCAAGAAGAGGAGAGAACACATTAGAAAGGTCGCCTCATACAACTTTGGGGAAAGAATTGTTTCAACACCACCGGATCATATT GTTACATTCAGTATGACTGAAATGATGGAAACACCAGAGTTAGGCTCTACAGCTGTATCAGTGTTGCAATTGCTTTGCTGTGATTGGAGTGGGTATTTCACCCTCTTTAGAGGAACCCCTGACTACTCGAAGGATCCTAAGAAGAGGTATGAGAAAGGTGGTTTTCTGACATTTGCTAAAATGACAAAGAAAATGAAGTTCCCAGATATATTTGGAGCCATTACCGAGTTGGAACAGTATAAAGAATCATACACAGATGT GACAGAAGTTGAAATATTCAAAGGCTTCCTTAAGAGAATGACCGACGAAGTCAGAAAGCTCAGTGTTCTCAATCGTCAAAGCTATAAAAGTCAGCTCGTTCCTTTGCTAAATCTGTTGATGTTCATCCTTGGGGAGTGCCCGCGGTTCCCTGAAAGTGAGGACTTCGTGGTTGAGAATTGTGAGTTGCCTCGTTATCTTCTGAAAACGGTGACCCCAAGGCTCGATGGATTGATCCATCTATGGTCCGAATTATCAAAACTGGCATTCAAGTTTTTCATTGCTATTGTGGAGTTTGACATGAAGTTTAGGGAGAGTCGTGTTAGTTTTGATGAAGATAGAAACCTGATGCACTCTATACTCAATAAGAGTGGGCGTAATATAGTGCTGAATTTTTGCGGATCAGATGGAAACTTCAATCTCAGGGCCTTGTTTGGAGGTTATCTTCGTCTGCTAAAATGTGAAAAGGAGGACATTGTTAGGATCATCATGCGGACGAAGCATAAAGTCACTAACGTAATTCATGAGTACACACCAAAAATTGAGGAGCAAGACCTGTCAAAGTTGTCAGAAGCCAAGAGGATTATACTAGCCAAGAGGAAAGATGACGACAATGCTGAGTATGAGCGTTGGGAGAAGATCAGGGATGTGGATAAGCTGAAGCTTATAGATGTCCTTTTGAATGATTTGCCCATCGTGTAG